One Oncorhynchus masou masou isolate Uvic2021 unplaced genomic scaffold, UVic_Omas_1.1 unplaced_scaffold_5943, whole genome shotgun sequence DNA segment encodes these proteins:
- the LOC135536326 gene encoding stonustoxin subunit beta-like, whose translation MKPGLRKYVCDLTLDLNTVNKLLSLSEENRKVTCRREEQPYPGHPERFEDCGQVLCREGLTGRCYWEVEWSGRGADIGVTYKGISRRGEGDECWLGFNEKSWSLFCSDNRYIAWHNNNPTTIDVPSSISHRVGVYLDWPAGTLSFYRASSDTLTHLITFTSTFTEPLYPGIRVWDEGDSVSLK comes from the exons atgaaacctggacttagaaaat atgtctgtgatctcacactggaccTAAACACAGTAAAcaaactcctctctctgtctgaggagaacagaaaggtgacatgtaggagagaggagcagccgtatcctggtcacccagagagatttgaggactgtggacaggtgctgtgtagagagggtctgactgggcgctgttactgggaggtagagtggagtgggagaggggctgatataggagtgacatataaaggaatcagcaggagaggagagggtgatgaaTGTTGGCTTGGATTCAATGAAAAGTCCTggagtctgttctgctctgacaaCCGTTACATTGCCTGGCACAATAATAATCCCACTACCATAGAcgtcccctcctccatctcccacagagtaggagtgtatctggactggccagccggcactctgtccttctatagagcctcctctgacacactgacccacctgatcacattcacctccacattcactgagcccctctatccagggATTAGGGTTTGGGATGAAGGTGACTCAGTGTCCCTGAAAT